One genomic window of Aethina tumida isolate Nest 87 chromosome 3, icAetTumi1.1, whole genome shotgun sequence includes the following:
- the LOC109599974 gene encoding acyl-CoA Delta-9 desaturase — translation MTEDSEENRLNGGCAVVDDGGSNVTHRSQNRVAEDSKTIKNDVTVNGGAESKDNADSDDNFVPSIRWPDLIAQLFIHLGCLYGFFLCLVSAKIYTTIFAFLTVYISGFGITAGAHRLWSHRAYKAKWPLRLLLVILFTVTGQRHVYVWALDHRVHHKYSESDADPHNAKRGFFFSHVGWLVVTPHPKVVEKRKAVDMSDLEADPIVMWQKKFYPPLFFIFNIFLPVATPVYYWDETLWNSFWINFNMRFCITLNIAFFVNSIAHMWGQKPYDKYISPVENLAVSLAALGEGWHNYHHVFPWDYKTGELGNVYNPSTTFINFFAKLGWAYELKSVSQKMIARRANKSGDGSYQEKNVWGYGDSDIDKEDQEELEDMADEKR, via the exons ATGACTGAAGACAGCGAGGAAAACCGATTGAACGGGGGATGTGCCGTGGTCGATGATGGTGGCAGCAATGTAACACACAGATCGCAAAATCGCGTCGCGGAAGACTCGAAAACGATCAAAAACGATGTTACGGTTAACGGTGGTGCGGAGAGCAAAGACAATGCTGATAGTGATGATAATTTTGTGCCTTCCATACGGTGGCCTGATTTGATAGCGCAGCTGTTCATTCACTTAGGGTGTTTATATGGATTTTTTCTGTGCCTTGTATCAGCCAAAATTTATACTACAATATTTG CATTCCTTACAGTGTACATCTCAGGTTTCGGCATCACCGCTGGTGCTCATAGGCTTTGGTCGCATCGAGCCTACAAAGCCAAATGGCCCCTTAGGTTACTTctagtcattttatttactgtaaCAGGCCAG AGACATGTTTACGTATGGGCTTTAGACCACAGAGTTCATCACAAATACAGTGAAAGCGATGCAGATCCTCATAATGCTAAACGAGGATTCTTCTTTTCTCATGTTGGGTGGTTGGTGGTTACTCCACATCCAAAAGTCGTCGAAAAACGCAAAGCTGTGGACATGAGTGATCTAGAAGCTGATCCCATCGTCATGTGGCAAAAGAA gttcTATCCACCTTTATTcttcattttcaatatttttttgcctGTTGCTACACCCGTATACTACTGGGACGAGACCTTATGGAATTCATTttggattaattttaacatgagATTCTGTATTACCTTAAACATAGCCTTTTTCGTCAACAGTATTGCGCACATGTGGGGACAAAAACCGTATGATAA gtaTATCAGTCCCGTTGAAAATCTTGCGGTATCTCTGGCGGCATTAGGCGAAGGCTGGCACAACTACCACCACGTGTTTCCTTGGGATTACAAGACCGGCGAATTGGGCAACGTCTACAATCCTTCTACCACGTTCATAAACTTCTTTGCCAAATTGGGTTGGGCATAcgaattgaaaagtgtttcaCAGAAGATGATTGCCAGAAGAGCCAATAAAAGTGGTGATGGAAGCTATCAAGAAAAGAACGTTTGGGGTTACGGGGATTCTGACATTGACAAAGAAGACCAAGAGGAGCTTGAGGATATGGCTGATGAAAAGCgctga
- the LOC109599966 gene encoding uncharacterized protein LOC109599966, giving the protein MGSNLKYLPIVAFLSLPSSLIISFSVSYYNKHITTAIPYISDSGSFQPESCIFGQALNICSVLMVLSMYIRYRQIEYVIIRHEYSCNNHLINKRSFFVGIVAAIGVSIVGNVQESACLFMHWVGASMCFGLGALYQCLQTHIYYNLYPIIGQKVINRFRLFLSIASAISFVIFFGTGIVSNMQFTGTDGTKWQPEDGGHDLHVISAIMEWICASGTMVYLLLFKIDFETITVKEPEIFVADNFTVNAKICSRRVSNNSTFNFESTQYYISFTKMISVKNIPVIVVLVTGVTVAITSGFAYSQKHVTYVVPYISDTGTYPPESCIFGQALNILSVLIAYMIYIRYLQIKEVINDSNGNYHNLNKINLMFGYCAALGLSVVGNFQETNQITVHWTGAVCAFGGGALYQVIQYVISLKQEHIFNKGIIKIVHFVLMVTSAVTFVIFFTTGLIANSEFQGDDLTKWKMEDGAFDLHLVSTVNEWICANSVMLFIYLLKWELEKITVNGIRVTLNKTYYN; this is encoded by the exons ATgggatcaaatttaaagtatttgccTATTGTGGCATTTTTATCTTTGCCCTCTTCGTTGATAATTTC attttcagtaagttattataataagcacATAACGACTGCAATTCCGTATATAAGTGATTCAGGGTCGTTTCAACCAGAGAGTTGCATTTTTGGACAGGCACTGAATATTTGTTCAGTTTTaa TGGTATTGTCAATGTACATTCGGTACAGGCAAATAGAGTATGTAATAATTCGTCATGAGTACAGTTGTAACAatcacttaataaataaaaggtctTTTTTTGTTGGAATTGTGGCAGCTATTGGCGTTAGTATTGTCGGCAACGTACAAGAAAGTGCATGTTTATTCATGCATTGGGTAGGAGCTTCAATGTGTTTTGGACTTGGAGCTCTTTATCAATGTCTGCAG acacatatttattataacctATATCCGATCATCGGTCAAAAAGTGATCAATAGATTTAGATTGTTCCTATCGATTGCGTCTGCAATTTCGTTCGTAATATTCTTTGGGACCGGAATTGTGTCCAATATGCAGTTCACAG GCACAGATGGAACTAAATGGCAGCCGGAGGATGGAGGACATGATTTACATGTAATAAGCGCAATTATGGAATGGATTTGTGCCAGTGGGACCATGGTCTATTtgcttttattcaaaattgatttCGAGACTATAACAGTGAAAGAACCAGAAATATTCGTTGCTGataattttacagttaatGCAAAAATTTGTTCTCGAAGAGTTTCAAACAATAGcact tttaactTTGAAAGTACTCAGTATTACATTAGCTTTACAAAAATGAtaagtgttaaaaatataccgGTGATTGTTGTTTTAGTTACAGGTGTAACAGTGGCTATAac GAGTGGCTTCGCCTATTCTCAGAAACATGTTACATATGTTGTCCCATACATAAGTGATACGGGCACGTATCCTCCTGAAAGCTGCATATTTGGTCAGGCACTGAACATATTGTCTGTTTTAA ttgcTTATATGATATATATCAGGTATCTGCAAATAAAAGAAGTAATAAACGACTCCAATGGCAAttaccataatttaaataaaataaatttgatgtttggATACTGTGCTGCCCTTGGGTTAAGTGTGGTAGGCAATTTTCAAGAGACTAACCAAATTACCGTCCACTGGACTGGAGCGGTTTGTGCTTTTGGTGGAGGTGCCTTGTATCAGGTTATTCAG TACGTAATTAGTTTAAAGcaagaacatatttttaacaaaggcATCAtcaaaattgtacattttgtCTTAATGGTAACGTCAGCAGTaacatttgttatattttttactacgGGATTAATTGCGAACTCAGAATTTCAAg gcgACGACTTGACGAAATGGAAAATGGAAGATGGAGCTTTCGACCTACATCTTGTCAGCACAGTAAATGAGTGGATTTGCGCTAATTCGGTGATGctgtttatttatcttttgaaGTGGGAGCTTGAGAAAATAACTGTAAATGGAATTAGAGTTACTTTAAACAAAacctattataattaa
- the LOC109599959 gene encoding DNA damage-regulated autophagy modulator protein 2-like: METLTCDYLRFIFAMYFEKVYYIPIVTCLILNITVAVTFWMSISSKHVTYLLPYISDTGTIPPESCIFGQMLNIIAVLLCIIMYIRYRHLRELIGKFDYLETQQRINYLTLIIGYLACIGCSIVGNFQELHVLVIHWVGAGLTFGMGSVYMILQAVLSFKIYPKLGTKTRNVIKGVLSIIGFITFLVFFVGAIISLPRFSGADITKWKKEDGYFIAHEISSFAEWICAGCTSAYIFLLHYDFKDIQLSEPIIIINNAISLNINNTSRF; this comes from the exons atggaaaCGTTGACATGCGACTACCTTAGATTCATTTTTGCCATGTATTTcgaaaaagtatattatattcCAATTGTAACATGCCTCATTTTGAATATAACAGTAGCTGTCAC ATTTTGGATGTCTATATCATCGAAACACGTTACATATTTGTTACCATATATCAGCGACACAGGAACAATTCCGCCAGAAAGTTGTATATTTGgacaaatgttaaatataattgcagTTTTAT TATGTATCATTATGTACATCAGATATCGCCACCTTAGggaattaattggaaaattcGACTATTTGGAAACTCAGCaaagaattaattacttaactcTCATAATTGGATATCTAGCTTGCATTGGCTGTAGTATTGTAGGCAATTTTCAAGAATTACATGTACTTGTTATACATTGGGTTGGTGCTGGACTAACATTTGGTATGGGCTCAGTGTATATGATACTTCAG gcagttttatcttttaaaatatatcctaAATTAGGAACAAAAACAAGAAATGTTATTAAAGGCGTTCTATCCATTATTGGGTTTATAACATTTCTTGTGTTTTTTGTTGGTGCCATAATATCATTACCTCGCTTTTCTG gcgCAGACATTACAAAATGGAAAAAAGAAGATGGATATTTTATTGCGCATGAGATAAGCTCATTTGCTGAATGGATATGTGCAGGATGTACGTCTGCCTACATTTTCCTTTTACACTATGATTTCAAAGACATACAATTGTCAGAAcccataattattataaacaacgCCATatctttgaatataaataatacaagtaGATTTTAG
- the LOC109599969 gene encoding acyl-CoA Delta-9 desaturase has translation MGSETELSTKRERNWMKVLFHLQMTISFLCSLHYVINQSYWTTIFYSIFIIMISYLGVTAGAHRLWAHKSYTANTQLRFFLAMCQTLAGCGSIYDWVRWHRLHHKHFNTVLDPFNPSLGWFYAHINSNTLSLSPAQEKALEEIDMSDLENDKIVMYQKKLYNVLYIFFTFLIVINAPAEYWGEDILTAIFIAGWMRYYVTLHLVWLINSATRIWGLQPGEKYPCDTNLVFILSKNFWLSYHYLAPWDYQTSEYSKYGTDYVSTFIRVCAALEYATDLRTIDSESVRSALFTSMREKKNIQEALEEASDTCNLPKTHYLTPSKYY, from the exons ATGGGCTCTGAAACGGAATTGTCGACTAAACGAGAAAGAAACTggatgaaagttttatttcATCTACAAATGACTATTTCTTTTCTATGTAGTTTACACTATGTTATAAATCAATCTTATTGGActacaattttttaca gtatttttattatcatgatCTCATATTTGGGAGTAACAGCAGGTGCACATAGATTATGGGCTCACAAATCGTATACAGCAAACACTCAATTACGATTCTTCCTAGCAATGTGTCAAACTTTAGCGGGTTGT GGTTCCATTTATGACTGGGTTAGATGGCACAGACTCCATCACAAACACTTCAATACAGTTTTAGACCCATTTAATCCTAGCCTTGGTTGGTTTTATGCTCACATCAACAGCAATACATTATCTCTGAGCCCAGCGCAGGAAAAAGCTCTGGAGGAAATTGACATGTCAGATTTAGAAAATGACAAGATTGTTATGTATCAAAAGAA GTTGTATAATGTGTTGTACATtttcttcacatttttaatagtaatcaaTGCACCCGCTGAATATTGGGGAGAAGATATTCTTACAGCAATCTTTATCGCAGGGTGGATGAGGTATTATGTTACGTTACATTTAGTATGGTTGATCAACAGCGCTACAAGAATTTGGGGTTTGCAACCTGGAGAAAA ATATCCTTGTGACACAAACTTAGTGTTTATTTTGAGCAAAAACTTTTGGCTATCCTATCATTATCTGGCTCCTTGGGACTACCAAACTAGCGAGTACAGCAAATATGGAACTGACTACGTGTCGACATTTATTAGGGTTTGTGCTGCACTAGAGTATGCAACTGACTTGAGGACAATCGACAGTGAATCTGTTCGTTCAGCACTATTTACATCCATGcgtgaaaagaaaaatattcaagaagcGTTGGAAGAAGCTAGTGACACTTGTAATCTACCAAAAACTCACTATTTAACTCCTTCCAAATATTACTGA
- the LOC109599973 gene encoding acyl-CoA Delta-9 desaturase, giving the protein MAPNVTSIPTGVLHEQDDEISMREIPPEVSKPDNRKLELVWRNIILFAYFHLAALYGLYLVFVSAQWKTTVLALILYQCGGIGVTAGAHRLWAHRSYKAKWPLKLILTVFNTLAFENSVIEWSRDHRVHHKFSETDADPHNAKRGFFFSHIGWLLCRKHPQVKEKGKGLDMSDLYADPIIAFQDKYYLILMPLGCFILPTLAPMYLWNETFLNSFCLNMLRYVITLNATWLVNSAAHLFGSKPYDRFINPAENLFVSIFALGEGWHNYHHTFPWDYKTSELGKYSVNFSTAFIDFFALIGWAYDLKTVSIDMIKKRVERTGDGSHEIWGWGDKDQPKEDFKDATILYKKEE; this is encoded by the exons ATGGCTCCGAATGTCACATCAATTCCTACGGGAGTACTTCATGAACAAGACGATGAAATTTCTATGAGAGAAATTCCACCTGAAGTCAGCAAGCCCGACAATCGCAAGTTGGAACTGGTTTGGAGAAACATCATTTTGTTTGCATATTTCCATTTGGCAGCTCTGTATGGCTTATACCTCGTCTTTGTATCAGCCCAGTGGAAAACTACAGTCTTAG CATTAATCTTATATCAATGCGGCGGAATTGGAGTAACTGCAGGTGCTCATAGATTGTGGGCTCACCGTTCTTACAAAGCAAAATGGCCTTTGAAGTTGATCTTGACCGTTTTCAATACTTTAGCCTTTGAA AACTCCGTCATTGAGTGGTCCAGAGATCACCGTGTCCATCACAAATTCAGCGAAACCGATGCCGATCCTCACAATGCCAAGAGAGGATTTTTCTTCTCTCACATTGGATGGCTTTTGTGCAGGAAGCATCCCCAAGTAAAAGAAAAGGGAAAGGGTCTAGACATGTCTGACTTGTATGCTGATCCAATCATCGCATTCCAAGACAAGTACTACCTGATCCTCATGCCCTTGGGCTGCTTCATTCTCCCAACTTTGGCCCCAATGTACCTTTGGAACGAAACATTCCTTAACTCCTTCTGTTTGAACATGCTCAGATACGTTATCACTTTGAACGCCACTTGGTTAGTCAACTCTGCTGCTCATTTGTTTGGATCTAAACCTTACGACag ATTCATTAACCCGGCCGAAAACTTGTTTGTATCTATTTTCGCTCTTGGAGAAGGATGGCACAACTACCATCACACCTTCCCATGGGACTACAAAACCTCAGAACTTGGAAAATACAGCGTCAACTTCTCCACCGCTTTTATTGACTTCTTCGCCCTGATCGGTTGGGCCTACGATCTTAAAACCGTATCTATTGACATGATTAAGAAGCGCGTTGAAAGAACCGGTGATGGAAGTCACGAAATCTGGGGATGGGGTGACAAGGACCAGCCCAAAGAGGACTTCAAGGATGCCactattttgtacaaaaaggAAGAATAA
- the LOC109599958 gene encoding partitioning defective 6 homolog beta-like, whose protein sequence is MSTFNDDNARVEIKSKFETEFRRFSLEKNKTIKFTEFHNLLENLHKLKEIAFAIYYIDLKDEDLLPITNDENLAVALNHSKPLLRLVIQRKGEGCEEYTNYGTIKRRNLIATVLGTPFKQKPLSISSPHNFRQVSSIIDVDIVPATCRRVRLVKKGSDKPLGFYIRDGASLKATSNGLERIPGIFISRLINGGLAESSGLLAVNDEVLEVNGIEVADKTLDQVTDMMLANRDNLIITVKPANQRTVGTMNRGSFTRKSQKSNGSHQSCSSDELDEIVDMTKQYLDMYNSKNDTILRL, encoded by the coding sequence ATGTCAACATTTAATGACGATAACGCCCGTGTGGAAATTAAAAGCAAATTCGAAACCGAATTCAGGAGATTCAGTTTggagaaaaataaaacgataaaGTTCAcagaatttcataatttactgGAAAACctacataaattaaaggaaataGCGTTTGCAATTTATTACATAGACTTAAAAGATGAAGACTTGTTACCCATCACCAACGATGAAAACCTTGCCGTCGCCTTGAATCACTCCAAACCCTTGTTACGATTGGTGATACAGAGAAAAGGAGAAGGTTGTGAGGAATACACTAACTATGGAACgataaaaagaagaaatttaatagCCACAGTATTAGGTACACCTTTTAAACAGAAGCCTCTCTCCATTTCTAGCCCCCACAATTTTAGACAAGTTTCTTCAATTATAGACGTGGATATAGTACCGGCTACTTGCAGGAGGGTACGACTTGTCAAAAAAGGTTCTGATAAACCTCTAGGCTTCTACATACGAGACGGTGCCAGTCTTAAGGCTACAAGCAACGGATTAGAGAGGATACCAGGCATTTTTATATCTCGTTTGATAAATGGTGGTTTGGCCGAATCTTCTGGCTTGCTTGCAGTTAACGACGAAGTGTTAGAGGTCAACGGTATCGAAGTAGCTGACAAAACACTGGATCAAGTCACTGATATGATGTTGGCTAATAGGGATAATCTCATAATTACTGTCAAGCCAGCAAATCAACGAACAGTTGGCACAATGAATAGGGGTAGTTTTACAAGAAAGTCACAAAAAAGTAACGGATCGCATCAAAGTTGTAGTTCGGATGAACTGGACGAAATTGTCGATATGACCAAACAATATTTGGACATGTATAATTCTAAGAATGACACAATTTTGCGTctgtaa